The following coding sequences are from one Microbacterium wangchenii window:
- a CDS encoding transaldolase family protein encodes MSTILENDLASLARAAATTPTVLWNDSADPAELRRSIEFGAVGATCNPVIAFAAIKKNPDVWVPRLRELAAEHPTWGESELGWQAVKELSIAAARQLEPAFAESGGRNGRLSIQTDPRLHRDADALVAQAVEFAQLAENIIVKIPATATGIAAMEEAAYRGVSINATLSFTVPQAVAVGAALERALDRRAADGLPEQEFGHVVTIMGGRLDDWLKKWAADNRILVTPGVLDWAGVAALKHAHAVFTQRGYRSRILSAAFRNHLQWAELVGGDLVVSPPFDWQARINENAIPAENRIDVPVASEVLEELQRLSEFRRAYEVDGMAPSEFADFGAARNTLRQFLEADAQLDALVRDVIVPPA; translated from the coding sequence ATGTCCACGATCCTCGAGAACGACCTCGCCTCCCTCGCCCGCGCCGCCGCGACCACGCCCACCGTGCTGTGGAACGACTCCGCCGACCCCGCTGAGCTCCGCCGCTCGATCGAGTTCGGTGCCGTCGGTGCGACGTGCAACCCCGTCATCGCGTTCGCCGCGATCAAGAAGAACCCCGACGTGTGGGTGCCGCGACTGCGCGAGCTCGCCGCCGAGCACCCCACGTGGGGCGAGTCCGAGCTCGGCTGGCAGGCCGTCAAGGAGCTCTCGATCGCCGCCGCGCGCCAGCTCGAACCGGCGTTCGCGGAGAGCGGCGGGCGGAACGGGCGCCTGTCGATCCAGACCGATCCGCGCCTGCACCGCGACGCCGATGCCCTCGTCGCCCAGGCGGTGGAGTTCGCGCAGCTGGCCGAGAACATCATCGTGAAGATCCCCGCCACCGCCACCGGCATCGCCGCGATGGAGGAGGCCGCCTACCGCGGGGTCAGCATCAACGCGACCCTGAGCTTCACGGTGCCCCAGGCCGTCGCCGTCGGCGCCGCCCTCGAGCGCGCCCTCGACCGTCGCGCCGCCGACGGGCTGCCCGAGCAGGAGTTCGGCCACGTCGTCACGATCATGGGCGGACGCCTGGACGACTGGCTGAAGAAGTGGGCGGCGGACAACCGCATCCTCGTGACGCCCGGCGTCTTGGACTGGGCCGGCGTCGCCGCGCTCAAGCACGCGCACGCCGTGTTCACCCAGCGGGGCTACCGCAGCCGCATCCTCTCGGCCGCGTTCCGCAACCACCTGCAGTGGGCGGAGCTGGTGGGCGGCGACCTCGTCGTCTCGCCGCCGTTCGACTGGCAGGCCCGCATCAACGAGAACGCGATCCCCGCCGAGAACCGCATCGATGTGCCGGTGGCCTCAGAGGTACTCGAAGAGTTGCAGCGGCTGAGCGAGTTCCGCCGCGCGTACGAGGTCGACGGGATGGCGCCGTCGGAGTTCGCCGACTTCGGCGCCGCCCGCAACACGCTCCGCCAGTTCCTCGAGGCCGACGCGCAGCTGGACGCGCTCGTCCGCGACGTCATCGTCCCGCCGGCCTGA
- a CDS encoding sugar porter family MFS transporter, giving the protein MATSHTAGGLSESKLPPLGSGPHRKRLGVVALIATFGGLLFGYDTGVINGALRPMAEELGLNPFTEGVATSSLIFAAAIGAVTCGRLSDGWGRRKTIILLAVLFFVGTVFVVVAPNLGVLVLGRVLLGLAVGGASTVVPVFLAEIAPYEIRGSLAGRNELMIVVGQLAAFVINAIIGNTLDHIEGVWRIMFAICALPAVALFIGMLRVPESPRWLVEKGRNDEALAVLKTVRSEDRAIAELGDLTKVTEEEKEAGQLGWRAVFSNRNLLRILLIGIGLGIAQQLTGINSIMYFGQTVLIESGFDESAALIANVAPGVIAVVGAFIALAMMDRLDRRKTFIIGFSLTTVSHLLIGIASMTLQVGNPIRPFVILFLVIVFVGSMQTFLNVAVWVYLSEIFPLHMRGLGMGVSVFMLWITNGFLSLYFLSLVDAVGITGTFFLFAVVGALALLFVWRFIPETRGRTLEALEEDVTTGAIYTVKGRVRA; this is encoded by the coding sequence ATGGCTACTTCCCATACCGCCGGCGGTCTGTCGGAGTCGAAACTCCCCCCGCTGGGGTCCGGTCCCCACCGGAAGCGCCTCGGTGTCGTCGCGCTGATCGCCACGTTCGGCGGTCTGCTGTTCGGCTACGACACCGGCGTGATCAACGGCGCGCTGCGGCCGATGGCGGAAGAGCTCGGCCTGAACCCCTTCACGGAGGGGGTCGCGACGTCCTCGCTCATCTTCGCCGCCGCGATCGGCGCCGTCACGTGCGGGCGTCTGTCGGACGGATGGGGCCGGCGCAAGACGATCATCCTCCTGGCCGTGCTGTTCTTCGTCGGCACCGTGTTCGTCGTCGTCGCCCCGAACCTGGGGGTCCTGGTCCTCGGCCGCGTGCTCCTGGGACTCGCCGTGGGCGGCGCATCCACCGTCGTGCCGGTCTTCCTCGCCGAGATCGCGCCGTACGAGATCCGCGGCTCGCTCGCGGGACGCAACGAGCTCATGATCGTCGTCGGGCAGCTGGCCGCCTTCGTCATCAACGCCATCATCGGCAACACCCTCGACCACATCGAAGGCGTGTGGCGCATCATGTTCGCCATCTGCGCGCTGCCGGCCGTCGCCCTGTTCATCGGGATGCTGCGGGTGCCCGAGTCGCCGCGCTGGCTCGTGGAGAAGGGGCGCAACGACGAGGCGCTCGCCGTCCTGAAGACCGTGCGCTCGGAAGACCGCGCGATCGCCGAGCTCGGCGACCTGACGAAGGTCACCGAAGAGGAGAAGGAAGCCGGCCAGCTCGGCTGGCGTGCGGTGTTCAGCAACCGGAACCTCCTGCGCATCCTCCTCATCGGCATCGGCCTGGGCATCGCTCAGCAGCTCACCGGCATCAACTCGATCATGTACTTCGGTCAGACGGTGCTCATCGAGTCGGGCTTCGACGAGAGCGCCGCCCTCATCGCCAACGTCGCCCCCGGCGTCATCGCGGTCGTCGGTGCCTTCATCGCGCTGGCCATGATGGACCGCCTGGACCGCCGCAAGACCTTCATCATCGGGTTCTCGCTGACCACCGTCAGCCACCTGCTGATCGGCATCGCCTCGATGACCCTGCAGGTGGGGAACCCCATCCGCCCGTTCGTGATCCTGTTCCTGGTCATCGTGTTCGTCGGCTCGATGCAGACCTTCCTGAACGTCGCGGTGTGGGTCTACCTGTCGGAGATCTTCCCGCTGCACATGCGGGGCCTCGGCATGGGCGTCTCGGTGTTCATGCTGTGGATCACCAACGGGTTCCTGTCGCTGTACTTCCTCTCCCTCGTGGATGCGGTGGGCATCACCGGCACCTTCTTCCTGTTCGCCGTGGTGGGCGCGCTGGCTCTCCTGTTCGTGTGGCGGTTCATCCCCGAGACCCGCGGGCGCACGCTCGAGGCCCTCGAGGAGGACGTGACGACCGGTGCCATCTACACGGTCAAGGGCCGCGTCCGCGCCTGA
- a CDS encoding sugar phosphate isomerase/epimerase family protein — translation MVRIALDPTPYNDTVPLLEFPDLVARLGYEYVQLTPSPDFGRHFHHPKVDSAMIAALKKRARDAGVTITSVLPVQRFGGPEDHQWQAAVFHTTRYIRIAAELEAPVVNTEFSGRPERAEESEHAFYRSMEQLLPVLEREGVTLNFDPHPDDFVEDGLEAWRILRGLNSDRVGFVYVAAHTFHYGDRAATLLPMVGDRLGAVYAADSFDHRRSHGLRYISNPPGNTARVHQHLNIGDGDVDWDELFGTLRAIGYLDREDALIVSNVFAEDENADESAHFQLSRLRELIMYV, via the coding sequence ATGGTCCGCATCGCCCTCGATCCGACGCCGTACAACGACACGGTGCCCCTGCTGGAATTCCCCGACCTGGTCGCGCGGCTCGGCTACGAGTACGTCCAGCTCACCCCGAGCCCCGACTTCGGTCGCCACTTCCACCACCCGAAGGTCGACTCCGCCATGATCGCCGCCCTGAAGAAGCGCGCGCGCGATGCCGGCGTGACGATCACCTCGGTGCTCCCGGTGCAGCGCTTCGGCGGGCCGGAAGACCACCAGTGGCAGGCGGCGGTCTTCCACACCACCCGGTACATCCGGATCGCCGCGGAACTGGAGGCGCCCGTCGTGAACACGGAGTTCTCCGGCCGCCCCGAGCGCGCGGAGGAGTCGGAGCACGCCTTCTACCGCTCGATGGAGCAGCTCCTCCCGGTGCTCGAGCGCGAGGGCGTGACGCTCAACTTCGACCCGCACCCCGACGACTTCGTCGAGGACGGGCTGGAGGCCTGGCGCATCCTCCGGGGCCTGAACAGCGACCGGGTCGGATTCGTCTACGTCGCGGCGCACACCTTCCACTACGGCGACCGCGCGGCCACGCTCCTGCCGATGGTGGGCGACCGGCTGGGCGCGGTGTATGCGGCCGACTCGTTCGACCACCGCCGCTCGCACGGCCTGCGCTACATCTCCAACCCGCCCGGCAACACCGCCCGCGTGCACCAGCACCTCAACATCGGCGACGGCGACGTCGACTGGGACGAGCTGTTCGGCACGCTCCGCGCGATCGGCTACCTCGACCGCGAGGACGCGCTCATCGTCTCGAACGTGTTCGCCGAGGACGAGAACGCCGACGAATCCGCGCATTTCCAGCTGTCGCGGCTGCGGGAACTCATAATGTATGTTTGA
- a CDS encoding Gfo/Idh/MocA family protein: MSTTDIGVAVIGAGMAGKAHAAGYRTAPTVYDSTLPPVRLVSIADAYAPLAESAARRFGFERFDTSWQAVAEADDIDVVSVVVANALHREIVEALLAAGKHVLCEKPLSDTLPDARAMVAAADAASTVARIGLTYRRSPAVAHIRDLVRSGRLGRVLNVSGHYWTDYGCNPDSPIGWRYKGPNGSGALADVGSHLTYLAEFVAGSEFASVRGGTLSTVIPTRPKPLGAVVGHEGGAVSAEREDVENDDVAAFSGEFAGGGTATLQVSRVAAGHANTLVFEVFGDKGSARFDFRHPGQFELFLPEADDAGYRTVTLGPAHPYWRGGLAMDAPGVGVGQNEGFVFQARAFLEEVAGIPESASLPRNAGFDDGLHNMLLIDAVARSAALGGGSVPVPATTPVAI; encoded by the coding sequence ATGAGCACGACCGACATCGGCGTCGCCGTCATCGGCGCCGGCATGGCCGGCAAGGCCCACGCCGCCGGCTACCGCACCGCCCCCACCGTGTACGACAGCACGCTGCCGCCCGTGCGGCTCGTATCGATCGCCGACGCGTACGCCCCTCTCGCCGAATCCGCCGCCCGGCGCTTCGGGTTCGAGCGGTTCGACACGTCGTGGCAGGCCGTGGCCGAGGCCGACGACATCGACGTCGTGAGCGTCGTGGTGGCCAACGCGCTGCACCGCGAGATCGTCGAGGCGCTGCTGGCTGCCGGCAAGCACGTCCTGTGCGAGAAGCCGCTCTCCGACACCCTCCCCGACGCGCGCGCGATGGTCGCCGCCGCGGATGCTGCATCCACCGTCGCCCGCATCGGCCTCACCTACCGCCGCTCCCCCGCCGTCGCCCACATCCGCGACCTCGTCCGCTCGGGCCGGCTCGGGCGCGTGCTCAACGTCAGCGGCCACTACTGGACGGACTACGGGTGCAACCCCGACTCCCCCATCGGCTGGCGTTACAAGGGCCCGAACGGATCCGGCGCTCTCGCCGACGTGGGCAGCCACCTGACCTACCTCGCCGAGTTCGTCGCCGGGTCGGAGTTCGCCTCCGTCCGCGGCGGCACGCTCAGCACCGTCATCCCCACCCGCCCCAAGCCCCTCGGCGCGGTCGTCGGGCACGAGGGCGGCGCCGTCTCGGCCGAGCGCGAGGATGTCGAGAACGACGACGTCGCGGCGTTCTCCGGCGAGTTCGCCGGTGGCGGCACCGCGACCCTGCAGGTCTCGCGCGTGGCGGCCGGCCACGCCAACACCCTCGTCTTCGAGGTGTTCGGCGACAAGGGCTCGGCGCGGTTCGACTTCCGCCACCCCGGCCAGTTCGAGCTCTTCCTCCCCGAAGCCGACGACGCCGGCTACCGCACCGTGACGCTCGGCCCCGCGCACCCGTACTGGCGGGGCGGCCTCGCGATGGATGCGCCGGGCGTGGGCGTCGGGCAGAACGAGGGTTTCGTGTTCCAGGCGCGGGCGTTCCTCGAAGAGGTCGCCGGCATCCCCGAGTCCGCGTCACTGCCGCGCAACGCCGGCTTCGACGACGGCCTGCACAACATGCTGCTGATCGACGCCGTGGCCCGCTCCGCCGCGCTCGGCGGCGGCTCCGTTCCCGTTCCCGCGACGACCCCCGTCGCCATCTGA
- a CDS encoding Gfo/Idh/MocA family protein: MTRPLNIGLISVGWMGRLHSRAYLATAHHFPELPVRAVLRTAADPDEGGRRHAVDALGYERAVADYRDLLADPEVDAVSICSPNFLHREIAVAAAHAGKPFWIEKPMGRSAAESREIAEAAASAGVVTSVGFNYRHVPAIAEARRLVRSGALGTVTNVRASFLADYSADPGGALTWRFLQDRAGSGVVGDLLSHGIDLAQFLVGRIASVTAADGTFIAERPLPSAGAAGHFSRGDAGGPMGAVENEDYAAVIGRFDSGAIGVFESSRIAVGPHAEYVVEVYGTKGSLRWDFQRLNELRLADDRAGYRTIMAHPGYGEFSRFQPGPGTSMGFDDLKTIEASLFLRSIAEGRQLAPSAADGWAAAEVADAAMASARHGAWVPVPAVTGSTTFDTV, encoded by the coding sequence ATGACCAGGCCCCTGAACATCGGCCTCATCTCCGTCGGCTGGATGGGGCGGCTGCACTCGCGCGCCTACCTCGCGACCGCGCACCATTTCCCCGAGCTGCCCGTGCGTGCGGTGCTGCGCACGGCCGCCGACCCCGACGAGGGCGGTCGGCGCCACGCCGTCGACGCGCTGGGGTACGAGCGCGCCGTCGCGGACTACCGCGACCTGCTCGCCGACCCCGAGGTCGACGCCGTGTCGATCTGCTCGCCCAACTTCCTCCACCGCGAGATCGCGGTGGCGGCAGCGCACGCGGGCAAGCCCTTCTGGATCGAGAAGCCCATGGGCCGCAGCGCCGCGGAGTCGCGCGAGATCGCCGAGGCCGCCGCATCCGCGGGTGTCGTGACGTCGGTGGGGTTCAACTACCGCCACGTCCCAGCGATCGCGGAGGCACGCCGGCTCGTCAGATCCGGAGCCCTGGGGACCGTCACGAACGTGCGTGCGAGTTTCCTCGCCGACTACTCCGCCGATCCCGGCGGCGCCCTGACGTGGCGCTTCCTGCAGGACCGGGCGGGGTCGGGCGTCGTGGGCGATCTCCTCTCCCACGGCATCGACCTGGCGCAGTTCCTGGTCGGGCGGATCGCGAGCGTGACCGCCGCGGACGGCACCTTCATCGCCGAGCGCCCGCTCCCCTCCGCCGGCGCGGCCGGCCACTTCTCCCGCGGTGATGCCGGCGGGCCGATGGGCGCCGTCGAGAACGAGGATTACGCCGCCGTCATCGGCCGCTTCGACTCCGGCGCGATCGGCGTCTTCGAGTCCAGCCGCATCGCGGTGGGCCCGCACGCCGAGTACGTCGTGGAGGTCTACGGCACGAAGGGGTCGCTGCGGTGGGACTTCCAGCGGCTCAACGAGCTGCGCCTGGCCGATGACCGCGCCGGCTACCGCACGATCATGGCGCATCCCGGGTATGGCGAGTTCTCGCGGTTCCAGCCGGGACCTGGTACGAGCATGGGCTTCGACGACCTCAAGACGATCGAGGCGTCGCTGTTCCTGCGCTCGATCGCCGAGGGGCGCCAGCTCGCCCCCTCCGCCGCCGACGGGTGGGCCGCCGCCGAGGTCGCCGACGCGGCGATGGCCAGCGCCCGCCACGGCGCGTGGGTGCCCGTGCCCGCCGTCACCGGCAGCACCACCTTCGACACCGTCTGA
- a CDS encoding LacI family DNA-binding transcriptional regulator — MATSRPTIYDVAKAAGVSKSLVSLVLRGAGGVSAASREAVERAIRDLDYRPSRAAAALAAGRTRLVGVLIDDYANPWFVDLLRGLDEVLSPGGYRLSVVDTATAAGVEDPVEGLLSMRADGIIVARDVPHVLLGDTAPPFVIAGTRADVPDGVDAVGNDDVLGARLATEHLLALGHREIGHLSVVGGAGQTRRESFLATMQDAEALARATAYRGPATERAGYDTSLALLREHPGVTAIFAANDVMAIGALGAARELGRDVPRDLSIVGYDNTALAQTRLIDLTTVDDDSVGVGREAGKLLRARLAGEDPVDVRRTLEPSLVVRGTTASLG; from the coding sequence ATGGCGACGAGCCGGCCGACGATCTACGACGTCGCGAAGGCTGCCGGCGTGTCCAAATCCCTCGTCTCGCTCGTCCTGCGCGGCGCGGGCGGCGTGAGCGCGGCCTCGCGGGAGGCCGTCGAGCGCGCCATCCGCGACCTGGACTACCGGCCGAGCCGCGCGGCGGCCGCGCTCGCGGCGGGGCGCACGCGCCTGGTCGGCGTGCTGATCGACGACTACGCCAACCCGTGGTTCGTCGACCTGCTGCGCGGGCTCGACGAGGTGCTCAGCCCCGGCGGCTACCGGCTGAGCGTCGTGGACACCGCGACGGCCGCCGGCGTCGAGGATCCCGTCGAGGGCCTGCTGTCGATGCGCGCCGACGGCATCATCGTCGCGCGCGACGTCCCCCACGTGCTCCTGGGTGACACCGCGCCCCCGTTCGTCATCGCCGGCACGAGGGCCGACGTCCCCGACGGCGTCGACGCGGTCGGCAACGACGACGTGCTTGGCGCGCGCCTGGCCACCGAGCATCTGCTCGCGCTCGGGCATCGCGAGATCGGCCACCTCTCCGTCGTGGGCGGCGCCGGACAGACCCGGCGGGAGAGCTTCCTGGCCACGATGCAGGATGCCGAGGCCCTCGCGCGGGCGACGGCGTACCGCGGGCCCGCCACCGAGCGTGCCGGATACGACACCTCGCTCGCCCTGCTGCGGGAGCACCCGGGCGTCACGGCGATCTTCGCCGCGAACGACGTCATGGCCATCGGTGCGCTCGGCGCCGCCCGTGAGCTCGGACGCGACGTGCCGCGCGACCTCTCGATCGTCGGTTACGACAACACCGCCCTCGCCCAGACGCGCCTCATCGACCTCACCACCGTCGACGACGACAGCGTGGGCGTGGGCCGCGAGGCGGGCAAGCTCCTGCGCGCGCGCCTCGCGGGCGAGGATCCGGTCGATGTCCGCCGCACGCTCGAGCCCTCGCTCGTCGTCCGGGGCACGACGGCGTCGCTCGGCTGA
- a CDS encoding tautomerase family protein: MPLVRIDHSDARTNPREIATAIHDAIVEVYGIPERDRFQVITARPAATIIAEDAGLGFDRTDPVVIQIFTQRGRTDEAKQRLYAAIAARLEPVGVAGQDIFIGYVENGPQDWSFGFGRAQYVTGELAVPAPASGRE, translated from the coding sequence ATGCCCCTCGTCCGCATCGACCACAGCGACGCCCGCACCAATCCGCGTGAGATCGCCACGGCGATCCACGACGCGATCGTCGAGGTCTACGGCATCCCCGAGCGCGACCGCTTTCAGGTGATCACCGCGCGTCCGGCCGCGACGATCATCGCGGAGGACGCCGGTCTCGGCTTCGACCGCACCGACCCCGTCGTCATCCAGATCTTCACGCAGCGCGGGCGCACGGATGAGGCCAAGCAGCGCCTGTACGCCGCGATCGCCGCGCGGCTCGAGCCGGTCGGGGTCGCGGGCCAGGACATCTTCATCGGCTACGTCGAGAACGGCCCGCAGGACTGGTCGTTCGGCTTCGGCCGCGCGCAGTACGTCACCGGCGAACTCGCCGTCCCCGCACCCGCTTCCGGAAGGGAATGA
- a CDS encoding Gfo/Idh/MocA family protein, whose amino-acid sequence MTNDLRIGVVGAGQMGADHIARITHRISGAVVSAVVEPDAGRAAAAAANAPGAATFARIEDAIAAGAVDAVLIAVPGPFHEPVLMPALEARLPILCEKPLTPDSASSWQVLEREQQLDRPHIQVGFMRRFDAEYAALRALVQSGESGELLMLRCAHRNPSVPESYTQSMLITDSVVHEFDVVPWLAGSPIRSVEVKHPRRNSLSPEHLREPILVLMELENGVLVDVEMNVSVQFGYQVDTEAVFEKGLARIGQPSGLQTWREGSFSIADHMSFTTRFAAAYDAQIQRWVDAVHEGALVDGPNAWDGYLVALACEAGVRALEGGIVPVEAPARPAFYA is encoded by the coding sequence ATGACCAACGATCTCCGCATCGGCGTCGTCGGCGCCGGCCAGATGGGCGCCGACCACATCGCCCGCATCACCCACCGCATCTCCGGCGCCGTCGTCTCCGCCGTCGTCGAGCCCGATGCGGGGCGCGCCGCGGCGGCCGCGGCGAACGCGCCGGGCGCGGCGACCTTCGCCCGCATCGAGGATGCCATCGCCGCGGGCGCCGTGGATGCCGTGCTCATCGCCGTGCCCGGGCCCTTCCACGAGCCCGTGCTCATGCCGGCGCTCGAGGCGCGACTGCCCATCCTGTGCGAGAAGCCGCTCACGCCCGACTCCGCGTCGTCGTGGCAGGTGCTCGAGCGCGAGCAGCAACTGGATCGCCCCCACATCCAGGTCGGCTTCATGCGCCGCTTCGACGCCGAGTACGCGGCCCTCCGCGCGCTCGTGCAGTCCGGGGAGTCCGGCGAACTTCTGATGCTGCGCTGTGCGCACCGCAACCCGTCGGTGCCCGAGAGCTACACCCAGTCGATGCTCATCACCGACTCGGTCGTGCACGAGTTCGACGTCGTGCCGTGGCTCGCCGGCTCGCCCATCCGCAGCGTCGAGGTGAAGCATCCGCGGCGCAACAGCCTTTCGCCCGAGCACCTGCGCGAGCCGATCCTCGTCCTCATGGAGCTGGAGAACGGCGTGCTCGTGGACGTGGAGATGAACGTCAGCGTGCAGTTCGGCTACCAGGTGGACACCGAGGCGGTGTTCGAGAAGGGCCTCGCCCGCATCGGTCAGCCCTCCGGCCTGCAGACGTGGCGCGAAGGGTCGTTCTCGATCGCCGATCACATGAGCTTCACGACCCGTTTCGCCGCCGCCTACGACGCACAGATCCAGCGGTGGGTGGACGCCGTGCACGAGGGCGCCCTCGTCGACGGCCCCAACGCGTGGGACGGGTATCTCGTCGCGCTCGCGTGCGAGGCCGGCGTCCGCGCGCTCGAGGGCGGCATCGTGCCCGTCGAAGCCCCTGCCCGCCCCGCCTTCTACGCCTGA
- a CDS encoding sugar phosphate isomerase/epimerase family protein, with product MRLGLYNAILHDRTLPEALEVITDAGLTGIELNTGGFLPAVHVPTFDDILVSDAARDDFLAVFEGTGVEIAGLNANGNPLHPTAAIGDTHADDVRRSIRLAERLGQHRVVTMSGLPGGEPGATRVNWIVNAWNSAALDVLDYQWDIAAPFWREMDRFAADHDVKVALELHPQNLVFNSADVHKLLELTGATHLGVELDASHLFWQHMDPVAVARHLGPLVLHAAAKDVRINPQWAKLNGVLDNSFRRLSPEEPRTNLGGDEWANEWPTESAWDFVALGRGHDVAYWTEFLRALHEIDPDMFVNIEHEDVSLGRVEGVREAAEVLKAADAALLDSLVR from the coding sequence ATGCGACTCGGTCTGTACAACGCGATCCTGCACGATCGCACCCTCCCCGAGGCCCTCGAGGTCATCACCGACGCGGGGCTCACCGGCATCGAGCTGAACACCGGCGGGTTCCTCCCCGCCGTGCACGTGCCGACCTTCGACGACATCCTCGTCAGCGACGCCGCCCGCGACGATTTCCTCGCCGTCTTCGAGGGGACGGGCGTGGAGATCGCCGGCCTGAACGCCAACGGCAACCCGCTGCATCCCACCGCCGCGATCGGGGACACGCACGCCGACGACGTGCGCCGCTCGATCCGGTTGGCCGAGCGCCTCGGTCAGCACCGCGTCGTGACGATGTCGGGCCTGCCCGGCGGCGAGCCGGGCGCCACGCGCGTGAACTGGATCGTCAACGCGTGGAATTCCGCCGCGCTCGACGTCCTGGACTACCAATGGGACATCGCCGCGCCCTTCTGGCGGGAGATGGACCGCTTCGCCGCCGACCACGACGTCAAGGTCGCCCTCGAGCTGCACCCGCAGAACCTCGTGTTCAACTCCGCCGACGTGCACAAGCTTCTCGAGCTCACCGGCGCCACGCACTTGGGCGTCGAACTCGACGCGTCGCACCTGTTCTGGCAGCATATGGACCCCGTCGCCGTCGCACGTCACCTCGGCCCGCTCGTGCTGCACGCCGCCGCGAAGGATGTGCGCATCAATCCGCAGTGGGCGAAGCTGAACGGCGTGCTGGACAACTCCTTCCGGCGCCTGTCGCCCGAGGAGCCGCGCACGAACCTCGGCGGCGACGAGTGGGCCAACGAGTGGCCGACCGAATCCGCGTGGGACTTCGTCGCCCTCGGGCGCGGGCACGACGTGGCGTACTGGACGGAGTTCCTGCGCGCCCTGCACGAGATCGACCCCGACATGTTCGTCAACATCGAGCACGAAGACGTCTCCCTCGGCCGCGTCGAAGGCGTGCGCGAAGCCGCCGAGGTGCTGAAGGCTGCGGATGCCGCGCTGCTGGACTCCCTCGTCCGATGA